From a single Mycolicibacterium moriokaense genomic region:
- the mtr gene encoding mycothione reductase, with amino-acid sequence MTHFDIAIIGTGSGNSILDERYEDKKVAICEQGVFGGTCLNVGCIPTKMFVYSAGVAQQIRDSSQYGIDAHIDEIRWTDIVSRVFGRIDPIAEGGENYRRSSPNVTVFGSHTRFAPTKPDGRYAFRTDDGDEFTADQVVIAAGSRAVVPEAVTACGVNYHTSDTIMRIAEVPEHLVIIGGGFIACEFAHIFSALGSHVTLLIRGSTLLRGHDDDIAMRFTDIASRKWEVRNHHELADAHNIGDGIEITCEDGTKVRGDALLVATGRTPNGDLLDAENAGVKVNANGQVVVDQYQRTTARGVFALGDVSSNYQLKHVANHEARRVKHNLLQDWDDTDALMPSDHRNVPSAVFTDPQIASVGLTENEARAKGFRIKVKIQDFGDVAYGWAMEDTTGIAKIIVDDDSGLILGAHIMGHQASSLIQPLIQAMNFDLPAQDMARGQYWIHPALPEVIENALLALCGEPPWPPSKRH; translated from the coding sequence ATGACCCACTTCGACATCGCCATCATCGGCACGGGTTCGGGCAATTCCATCCTCGACGAGCGGTACGAGGACAAGAAGGTGGCGATCTGCGAGCAGGGCGTGTTCGGCGGCACCTGCCTCAACGTCGGCTGCATCCCGACGAAGATGTTCGTCTACTCGGCAGGTGTGGCTCAACAGATAAGGGACTCATCGCAATACGGCATCGATGCCCACATCGACGAGATCCGCTGGACCGACATCGTCTCCCGGGTGTTCGGCCGCATCGATCCGATCGCCGAGGGTGGGGAGAACTACCGCCGGTCGTCGCCCAATGTGACGGTGTTCGGCAGCCACACGCGCTTTGCGCCGACGAAACCCGATGGCCGCTACGCGTTTCGGACCGATGACGGCGACGAGTTCACCGCCGACCAGGTGGTCATCGCAGCCGGTTCCCGGGCCGTCGTGCCGGAGGCGGTCACCGCATGTGGGGTGAACTACCACACCAGCGACACCATCATGCGCATCGCGGAGGTCCCCGAGCATCTGGTCATCATCGGCGGTGGTTTCATCGCCTGCGAGTTCGCTCATATCTTCTCGGCCCTCGGCAGCCATGTGACGCTGCTGATCCGCGGCAGCACCCTGCTCCGCGGCCATGACGATGACATCGCCATGCGCTTCACCGACATCGCGTCGAGGAAATGGGAGGTCCGCAACCACCATGAACTCGCCGACGCCCACAACATCGGCGACGGCATAGAGATCACGTGCGAGGACGGCACGAAGGTGCGCGGCGACGCACTGCTCGTCGCGACGGGCCGTACTCCCAACGGCGACCTGCTCGACGCCGAGAACGCCGGGGTGAAGGTCAACGCCAACGGCCAGGTCGTGGTCGACCAGTACCAGCGCACCACCGCCCGCGGCGTATTCGCCCTCGGCGACGTGTCGTCGAACTATCAGCTCAAGCACGTCGCCAACCATGAGGCCCGCCGGGTCAAGCACAACCTGCTGCAGGACTGGGACGACACCGACGCGCTGATGCCATCGGACCATCGCAACGTGCCATCGGCGGTTTTCACCGACCCGCAGATCGCCAGCGTCGGCCTGACGGAAAACGAAGCCCGCGCAAAGGGTTTCAGAATCAAGGTGAAGATTCAGGACTTCGGCGACGTCGCGTACGGCTGGGCGATGGAGGACACGACGGGGATCGCGAAGATCATCGTCGACGACGACAGCGGCCTGATTCTCGGCGCGCACATCATGGGCCACCAGGCGTCGTCGCTCATTCAGCCGTTGATCCAGGCGATGAACTTCGACCTACCCGCGCAGGACATGGCGCGTGGCCAGTACTGGATTCACCCGGCGTTGCCCGAGGTGATCGAGAACGCGTTACTGGCGCTGTGTGGTGAACCGCCCTGGCCGCCGTCGAAGAGGCACTGA
- the nicT gene encoding Nickel transporter NicT has protein sequence MTIAAMGGVVLALHVFGWGVLVFGVAPQHITLGSAGVFGVGLGVTAYLLGVRHAFDADHIAVIDNTTRKLVGEGTRSLTTGFWFSLGHSSVVFGLAFLLAIGVRAVVGPVQDEGSPMLQTLGLIGSLVAGTFLILIGLSNLFAAVGIAKVFRQMRTGEFDEAELERQLQQRGFLARLLGKVMRRVSKPWHLYPVGLLMGLGFDTATQVALLVLAAGTAAFTLPWYAILVLPVLFAAGMSLFDALDGIFMARAYGWAFLKPIRKVYYNLTVTVLSVIVALVIGVIVLTGLLVERLGVESGPIAAIGSANLESVGFMIVGLFVAAWLIALAVWRFGQVEERWVPAD, from the coding sequence ATGACGATCGCCGCGATGGGCGGTGTCGTCCTGGCGCTCCATGTATTCGGCTGGGGGGTGCTCGTCTTCGGCGTGGCCCCGCAGCACATCACGCTCGGGTCGGCCGGTGTCTTCGGCGTTGGGCTCGGCGTGACCGCCTACCTGCTCGGGGTTCGGCACGCGTTCGACGCCGACCACATCGCCGTGATCGACAACACCACCCGCAAGCTGGTCGGCGAAGGCACCCGCTCGTTGACGACCGGGTTCTGGTTCTCGCTCGGTCATTCCAGCGTCGTCTTCGGTCTGGCATTCCTGCTGGCGATCGGTGTTCGCGCGGTGGTCGGCCCCGTGCAGGACGAAGGCTCGCCCATGTTGCAGACGCTCGGCCTGATCGGTTCGCTCGTCGCCGGCACTTTCCTGATCCTGATCGGACTGTCGAATCTGTTCGCCGCGGTGGGCATCGCCAAGGTGTTCCGCCAAATGCGGACCGGCGAATTCGACGAGGCCGAACTCGAGCGGCAGCTTCAGCAGCGCGGCTTCCTCGCCAGACTCCTCGGCAAGGTCATGCGGCGCGTAAGCAAGCCATGGCATCTCTACCCGGTCGGGCTTCTGATGGGCCTGGGATTTGATACCGCCACGCAGGTGGCACTCCTCGTGCTGGCCGCGGGTACGGCGGCCTTCACATTGCCCTGGTACGCCATCCTCGTCCTGCCGGTGCTGTTCGCAGCCGGGATGAGTCTGTTCGACGCGCTGGACGGCATCTTCATGGCGCGGGCCTACGGTTGGGCGTTCCTCAAACCGATCCGCAAGGTCTACTACAACCTGACGGTGACGGTGCTCTCGGTGATCGTTGCCCTGGTAATCGGCGTCATCGTGCTGACCGGCCTGCTGGTCGAACGCCTGGGTGTCGAATCAGGCCCGATCGCCGCGATCGGGTCTGCGAACCTCGAGTCCGTCGGCTTCATGATCGTCGGCTTGTTCGTCGCCGCCTGGTTGATCGCACTCGCCGTCTGGCGCTTCGGCCAGGTCGAGGAACGCTGGGTGCCCGCCGACTGA
- a CDS encoding BTAD domain-containing putative transcriptional regulator has translation MAVEFRLLGDVEARVDGARVEIGPARQRCVLAALLVDVNRPVSSDQLIDRVWADEPPHRSRNALAAYVSRLRQVLADSVEITRGPSGYVLNADPSTVDLHRFRELVAQARVAVDPARADSLFGEALALWRGEPFATLSTPWLDDVRRGLEAERLAAALDHNDTGLRVGRHGELLPLLTTMFGEHPLDERLAGQVMLAQYRCGRQVDALETFRAMRSRLIDELGVEPGPALQQVHQAILDGEPGQPPPPVSPVIVNAEVRGTVPRRAASLIGREDDLVRVVDAVADGPLITLVGVGGVGKTRLAIEAASRVEQDFPDGAWVCELAPVEDESAVAHAIAVALHLRQQHGLDIEATVIEYLRVRKLLLLLDNCEHVLETAARLADRIVRHCPDVVVLATSREALGVEGEKLFPVPPLPVDAAVRLFAERARSGRPDFQLDNEPVGAVAEICRRLDGLPLAIELAAARMRVMSSLEVARRLDSLRLLSGGSRDALPRQQSLTSTIDWSYQLLTAPEKELFTQLSIFAGGFDLAAAHGVCGKGDEDDTLDLLTGLLDKSMVTRRADVGHTRYLMLETLRSYGRDLLQKQGFHDDITNRHARYYTQLAERGAAGMHGPDEADWVDRVLPDYDNIRTAFEHAVADGDIDTALRLVTSLSEVAHLRIGYEASGWAERIIELADPAHPLYAAVVGFAARGAWNRGESENARALAELAAGRTPSRGNGRVAYPGDVLADLALYEGDARTALAHYEAELARARADDDAIRLVWTLFYVAICHAALRNPEDGAPAAEEAVRVADATSNPTARSMGRYALGLVLKKSDPERALVLFDDAADLAASVRNLWWHGIALMEGAATRAVHGEPRMAAQALIEVLDHWDRMGDWSQQWLNLRYVTRFLARIGADDEALALHHALVGAGKQSPLAENRLAGNPETRRAVSGAEAVRRAHTALMEIVTGGDGAPAAI, from the coding sequence GTGGCGGTGGAGTTCCGATTGCTCGGCGACGTCGAGGCCCGCGTGGACGGCGCGCGGGTCGAGATAGGGCCCGCCCGTCAACGGTGCGTTCTGGCTGCGCTGCTGGTCGACGTCAACCGTCCGGTGTCGTCCGACCAGCTGATCGATCGCGTCTGGGCGGACGAACCCCCGCACCGGTCCCGCAACGCGCTGGCAGCCTATGTTTCGCGGCTTCGGCAGGTTCTCGCCGACAGCGTCGAAATCACCCGCGGCCCAAGCGGATACGTGCTCAACGCGGATCCCTCAACGGTGGATCTGCACCGGTTTCGCGAGCTTGTCGCCCAGGCAAGAGTGGCGGTCGATCCGGCCCGGGCCGACAGTCTGTTCGGTGAGGCGCTGGCGCTCTGGCGCGGGGAGCCGTTTGCGACGCTCAGCACGCCGTGGCTGGACGATGTGCGACGCGGACTGGAAGCCGAGCGGTTGGCCGCGGCATTGGATCACAACGACACCGGGCTGCGGGTCGGTAGGCACGGCGAGCTGCTGCCGCTGCTGACGACCATGTTCGGTGAGCACCCGCTCGACGAGCGGCTGGCCGGCCAGGTGATGCTCGCGCAGTACCGGTGCGGCCGACAAGTGGATGCACTCGAGACCTTCCGGGCCATGCGCAGCCGCCTCATCGACGAACTGGGCGTCGAGCCGGGTCCGGCCCTGCAGCAGGTGCATCAAGCGATTCTCGATGGCGAACCCGGGCAGCCTCCACCGCCGGTATCGCCCGTCATCGTGAATGCGGAGGTTCGAGGCACCGTACCCAGACGGGCCGCCAGCCTGATCGGCCGCGAGGACGATTTGGTTCGCGTCGTCGACGCTGTCGCGGACGGACCGCTCATCACGCTGGTCGGGGTCGGTGGCGTCGGCAAGACCCGGTTGGCGATCGAAGCGGCGTCACGAGTCGAACAGGACTTTCCCGACGGCGCTTGGGTGTGCGAGCTTGCACCCGTCGAGGACGAATCCGCTGTTGCGCATGCGATTGCGGTGGCACTGCACTTGCGTCAGCAGCACGGCCTCGACATCGAAGCCACCGTGATCGAGTATCTGCGTGTTCGCAAACTGCTTCTGCTGCTTGACAACTGTGAGCATGTGCTGGAAACCGCCGCACGGTTGGCGGACCGCATCGTGCGCCACTGCCCGGATGTGGTGGTGTTGGCCACCAGTCGCGAAGCGCTTGGAGTCGAGGGCGAGAAGCTGTTTCCAGTGCCGCCCTTGCCCGTTGACGCCGCCGTCCGGTTGTTCGCCGAACGTGCGCGCTCCGGTAGACCCGACTTCCAACTCGACAACGAGCCGGTCGGGGCTGTCGCCGAGATCTGCCGTCGTCTCGATGGGCTGCCGTTGGCGATCGAGCTGGCCGCCGCACGGATGCGGGTGATGAGCAGTCTCGAGGTCGCGCGCCGGTTGGACAGCCTGCGGTTGCTCAGCGGTGGCAGCCGTGATGCGTTGCCTCGGCAACAGAGTCTCACCTCGACGATCGACTGGTCCTATCAACTGCTGACGGCACCTGAAAAGGAGCTGTTCACACAGCTGTCTATATTCGCTGGCGGCTTCGACTTGGCCGCTGCCCACGGCGTGTGCGGAAAGGGCGATGAGGACGACACCCTCGACCTGCTCACCGGACTTCTCGACAAGTCGATGGTGACGCGCCGCGCCGATGTCGGCCACACCCGCTACCTGATGCTGGAGACGCTGCGGTCGTATGGTCGAGACCTGTTGCAGAAACAGGGATTTCACGATGACATCACGAATCGCCACGCGCGGTACTACACGCAACTGGCGGAACGTGGGGCGGCAGGTATGCACGGCCCGGACGAGGCCGACTGGGTGGACCGCGTGCTGCCCGATTACGACAACATTCGCACCGCATTCGAGCACGCGGTCGCGGATGGGGACATCGACACGGCGCTGCGGCTGGTCACCTCGTTGTCCGAAGTAGCGCATCTGCGAATCGGATACGAGGCCTCCGGTTGGGCGGAGCGGATCATCGAGTTGGCCGATCCGGCGCACCCCTTGTACGCCGCAGTCGTCGGCTTCGCGGCACGGGGCGCATGGAACCGTGGCGAGTCCGAAAATGCCCGTGCCCTCGCCGAATTGGCCGCCGGCCGCACACCAAGTCGCGGCAACGGCCGCGTCGCCTACCCCGGCGACGTCCTCGCGGATCTCGCCCTCTATGAAGGTGACGCGCGCACCGCACTCGCACACTACGAGGCCGAGCTGGCGCGCGCGCGTGCCGACGACGATGCGATCCGGTTGGTGTGGACGTTGTTCTACGTCGCGATCTGTCACGCCGCGCTGCGCAATCCCGAGGACGGCGCGCCGGCGGCGGAGGAGGCTGTAAGGGTTGCGGACGCCACATCGAACCCCACCGCGCGGTCGATGGGACGTTACGCGCTCGGCCTTGTGCTGAAGAAATCCGATCCGGAGCGTGCGTTGGTGCTGTTCGACGACGCTGCGGATCTAGCGGCCTCCGTACGGAACCTCTGGTGGCATGGCATCGCCCTGATGGAGGGGGCGGCCACCCGCGCGGTCCACGGTGAGCCTCGGATGGCAGCCCAGGCCCTCATCGAAGTGCTCGACCACTGGGACCGGATGGGCGATTGGAGCCAACAGTGGCTCAACTTGCGCTACGTCACCCGCTTCCTGGCGCGGATCGGCGCCGACGACGAGGCACTGGCGCTGCACCATGCCCTGGTCGGTGCCGGGAAACAGTCCCCGCTCGCCGAGAATCGACTCGCTGGTAATCCCGAAACGCGACGTGCGGTGAGTGGCGCCGAGGCTGTGCGCCGCGCCCACACAGCGCTGATGGAGATCGTCACCGGCGGCGACGGGGCGCCAGCCGCCATCTGA
- a CDS encoding ArsR/SmtB family transcription factor, translated as MGWAQRFDLLSDPNRLEILLALHRAPGICVGDLATALGRNENAVSQALRVLRQQGWVSSTRVGRSVSYRLEDETVHDLLHWIGARHR; from the coding sequence ATGGGCTGGGCTCAGCGCTTCGACCTGTTGTCCGACCCGAACCGTCTGGAAATCCTGTTGGCACTGCACCGGGCGCCGGGGATCTGTGTCGGCGATCTGGCGACGGCCCTGGGGCGCAACGAGAACGCTGTTTCACAGGCACTTCGGGTGCTGCGCCAACAGGGCTGGGTGTCATCGACGCGCGTAGGTCGGTCGGTCAGCTACCGCCTCGAGGACGAGACCGTGCATGATCTGTTGCACTGGATCGGTGCCCGGCATCGCTGA
- a CDS encoding class I SAM-dependent methyltransferase, protein MTEQVAVFGSAGADRELKAKHRALWASGDYPAVAAELIPSLGPELVRACGVRPGQRVLDVGAGSGNAAIPAAAAGALVTASDLTPELFDVGHRIAAQRDVELEWVEADAEALPFADNSFDVVMSCVGAMFAPHHQMTADELIRVVRPGGTIGMINWTPEGFIGNLFATMKPYAPPPPPGANPPPLWGDETHVRGLFGDRVTELNFRRQNVRMAHCSNPFEFREYWKRNYGPTIAAYRFNADKPDRIDALDRDFLHFIATWDQGVAGRSHWDAEYLLITAIKR, encoded by the coding sequence ATGACCGAACAAGTAGCCGTTTTCGGATCGGCGGGAGCCGACCGCGAGCTCAAAGCCAAGCACCGGGCGCTGTGGGCGTCGGGCGATTATCCGGCCGTCGCGGCCGAGCTGATCCCCTCGCTCGGCCCAGAACTTGTTCGCGCCTGTGGCGTGCGTCCGGGTCAGCGGGTCCTCGATGTCGGCGCCGGCTCGGGCAATGCGGCGATTCCGGCCGCGGCGGCGGGAGCCCTTGTGACTGCGAGCGATCTGACACCAGAACTGTTTGATGTCGGGCACCGCATCGCGGCGCAACGCGATGTCGAACTGGAGTGGGTCGAGGCCGACGCCGAGGCATTGCCATTCGCCGACAACAGTTTTGACGTTGTCATGTCCTGTGTCGGCGCGATGTTCGCGCCACACCACCAGATGACGGCCGATGAGCTGATACGGGTCGTTCGGCCCGGCGGCACGATCGGGATGATCAACTGGACGCCGGAGGGCTTCATCGGCAACCTGTTCGCCACGATGAAGCCGTATGCGCCGCCGCCTCCGCCCGGTGCGAATCCGCCGCCGCTCTGGGGTGATGAGACCCATGTCCGCGGATTGTTCGGCGATCGGGTCACTGAGCTGAACTTCCGGCGCCAGAACGTACGGATGGCCCATTGCTCGAATCCGTTCGAGTTCCGTGAGTACTGGAAGCGCAACTACGGTCCGACCATCGCTGCGTACCGGTTCAACGCCGACAAGCCCGACCGCATCGACGCGCTCGACAGGGATTTCCTGCATTTCATCGCCACCTGGGACCAGGGGGTCGCAGGACGCTCGCATTGGGACGCGGAGTACCTGCTGATCACTGCGATAAAGCGATAG
- a CDS encoding FadR/GntR family transcriptional regulator codes for MAADPDVPLASEALLRPVRPGNAFEDTVGRLLQTIRLGVLQPGESLPPERELAARLGVSRDTVREAIKSLADAGYLVSRRGRYGGTFLAEELPRQTGGTAGVSRADIDDALRLREILEVGAARMAASRTLTAAEREELWARLSDVRGAAPDDYRRLDSRLHLAIAEAAGSPSLVPLVAENRMRLNGLLDQIPLLPRNIAHSDEQHEAVVMAILAGDCEGAATAMRAHVEGSATLLHGFLD; via the coding sequence ATGGCCGCGGATCCCGACGTACCACTCGCAAGCGAGGCGCTGCTGCGCCCGGTGCGGCCGGGTAATGCGTTCGAGGACACCGTTGGGCGCCTGCTGCAGACCATCCGGCTCGGCGTGCTCCAGCCCGGTGAATCGCTGCCTCCTGAACGCGAACTCGCCGCTCGGCTCGGCGTCAGCCGCGACACCGTGCGGGAGGCCATCAAGTCGCTGGCCGACGCGGGCTATCTCGTGTCGCGTCGGGGCCGTTACGGCGGGACCTTCCTCGCCGAGGAACTGCCGCGCCAGACCGGTGGCACTGCCGGGGTGTCGCGCGCGGACATCGACGACGCGCTGCGTCTGCGCGAGATTCTGGAGGTGGGCGCGGCACGGATGGCGGCCAGCCGGACACTGACCGCCGCGGAGCGGGAAGAGTTGTGGGCACGGCTGTCCGATGTTCGTGGTGCGGCGCCTGACGACTATCGGCGCCTGGATTCGCGGTTGCACCTGGCGATCGCCGAGGCGGCCGGGTCGCCGTCGCTGGTGCCGCTGGTCGCGGAGAACCGGATGCGGCTCAACGGTCTGCTGGACCAGATTCCGTTGCTGCCGCGCAACATCGCGCACTCCGACGAACAGCACGAGGCCGTCGTGATGGCGATCCTCGCGGGCGACTGTGAGGGGGCGGCGACCGCGATGCGGGCCCACGTCGAAGGTTCGGCCACGCTGCTGCACGGATTCCTGGACTGA
- a CDS encoding 3-oxoacyl-ACP reductase — MMDLTQRLAGKVAVITGGASGIGLASARRMHAEGATVVIGDIDPITGKEVADELGGTFVPVDVSDEVAVDTLFDTAAKTHGSVDIAFNNAGISPPEDDLIEVTGLDAWQRVQDVNLKSVFLCCKAALRHMVPNQKGSIINTASFVAVMGSATSQISYTASKGGVLAMSRELGVQYARQGIRVNALCPGPVNTPLLQELFAKDPERAARRLVHVPVGRFAEPEELAAAVAFLASDDASFITASSFLVDGGISGHYVTPL, encoded by the coding sequence CTGATGGATCTGACACAGCGGTTGGCCGGCAAGGTCGCCGTCATCACCGGCGGCGCCAGCGGAATCGGGCTCGCGTCCGCACGACGCATGCACGCCGAGGGCGCGACCGTCGTGATCGGCGACATCGACCCGATCACGGGCAAGGAGGTCGCCGATGAACTCGGCGGAACCTTTGTGCCGGTTGATGTCTCGGACGAGGTGGCCGTCGACACGTTGTTCGACACCGCGGCCAAGACGCACGGATCGGTCGACATCGCCTTCAACAACGCGGGTATCTCGCCGCCCGAGGACGACCTGATCGAGGTCACCGGTCTGGACGCGTGGCAGCGGGTGCAGGACGTGAACCTGAAGTCGGTGTTCCTGTGCTGCAAGGCGGCGCTGCGGCACATGGTGCCGAACCAGAAGGGCTCCATCATCAACACCGCGTCGTTCGTGGCGGTGATGGGTTCGGCGACGTCGCAGATCTCCTACACCGCTTCCAAGGGTGGCGTTTTAGCCATGTCCCGCGAGCTCGGGGTGCAGTACGCACGCCAGGGCATCCGGGTGAACGCGCTGTGCCCCGGACCGGTGAACACGCCGCTGCTGCAGGAGTTGTTCGCCAAGGACCCGGAGCGGGCGGCGCGACGGCTGGTGCACGTCCCGGTCGGACGGTTCGCCGAACCGGAGGAACTCGCCGCCGCGGTGGCGTTTCTAGCGAGCGACGACGCGTCGTTCATCACCGCCTCGTCGTTCCTCGTCGACGGTGGCATCAGTGGCCATTATGTGACCCCCCTCTGA
- a CDS encoding aldehyde dehydrogenase family protein: protein MSTSDVINPATEDLLRKVEQTDEAGVDDAVARAKAAQKQWARLAPAERAAALRAFAAAVDAHVDELAELEVANSGHPIGNAKWEAGHVRDVLQYYSATPERLSGKQIPVAGGLDVTFNEPLGVVGVITPWNFPMTIASWGFAPALAAGNAVVLKPAEWTPLTTIRLGELAADAGLPAGLFQVLPGKGSVVGERFVTHPDVRKIVFTGSTEVGTRVMAGAAAQVKRVTLELGGKSANIVFDDCDLEKAAATAPYGVFDNAGQDCCARSRILVQRTVYDRFMELLEPAVKGVVVGDPRSEGTEMGPLVSKAHWNSVASFVPDDAPVAFRGDAPSGPGYWFPPTVLTPQRDDRTVREEIFGPVVVVLPFDDEADGIALANDTPYGLSGSIWTDNLSRALRVSRAVESGNLSVNSHSSVRYNTPFGGFKQSGLGRELGPDAPLSFTETKNVFYAIQEA from the coding sequence TTGAGCACCTCCGACGTCATCAATCCCGCGACCGAGGATCTGCTGCGCAAGGTAGAGCAGACCGATGAGGCGGGCGTCGACGACGCCGTCGCGCGCGCCAAGGCGGCACAGAAGCAATGGGCGCGGTTGGCACCGGCCGAACGAGCGGCGGCGCTGCGGGCCTTCGCCGCGGCGGTGGACGCGCACGTCGACGAGCTGGCTGAGCTCGAAGTCGCCAACTCGGGGCACCCGATCGGCAACGCCAAGTGGGAAGCGGGTCACGTCCGTGACGTCCTGCAGTACTACTCGGCGACCCCGGAGCGACTGTCGGGCAAGCAGATTCCGGTAGCCGGCGGGCTCGACGTCACATTCAACGAACCGCTCGGCGTCGTCGGCGTCATCACTCCGTGGAACTTCCCGATGACCATCGCGTCGTGGGGTTTCGCACCCGCCCTGGCCGCCGGTAACGCCGTCGTGCTCAAGCCCGCCGAATGGACCCCGTTGACGACGATCCGGTTGGGGGAGCTCGCGGCCGACGCGGGACTGCCCGCCGGTCTCTTCCAGGTACTGCCCGGTAAGGGTTCGGTCGTCGGCGAGCGATTCGTCACCCATCCCGATGTGCGCAAGATCGTGTTCACCGGTTCGACCGAAGTCGGCACCCGGGTGATGGCCGGTGCGGCCGCCCAGGTCAAGCGCGTCACGCTGGAGTTGGGTGGCAAGAGCGCCAACATCGTGTTCGACGACTGCGATCTGGAGAAGGCGGCCGCGACCGCCCCGTACGGGGTGTTCGACAATGCCGGCCAGGACTGCTGTGCGCGCAGTCGAATCCTGGTGCAGCGCACCGTATACGACCGGTTCATGGAGCTGCTCGAGCCCGCGGTCAAGGGTGTCGTCGTCGGCGATCCGCGCTCCGAGGGCACCGAGATGGGCCCGCTGGTGTCGAAGGCCCACTGGAACAGCGTCGCCTCGTTCGTGCCCGACGACGCGCCCGTTGCATTCCGCGGCGATGCGCCTTCGGGGCCTGGGTACTGGTTCCCGCCCACCGTGCTGACGCCGCAGCGGGACGACCGCACCGTCCGTGAGGAGATCTTCGGACCGGTCGTGGTGGTGCTGCCGTTCGACGACGAGGCCGATGGCATTGCTCTCGCGAACGACACCCCGTACGGCTTGTCGGGGTCGATCTGGACCGACAACCTCTCCAGGGCGCTGCGGGTGTCGCGTGCAGTGGAATCCGGTAATTTGTCGGTGAATTCGCACTCCTCGGTGCGCTACAACACCCCGTTCGGCGGATTCAAACAGTCGGGTCTTGGCCGCGAGCTCGGGCCGGACGCACCGCTGTCCTTCACCGAAACCAAGAACGTTTTCTACGCAATCCAGGAGGCCTGA
- a CDS encoding gamma-glutamyl-gamma-aminobutyrate hydrolase family protein, whose amino-acid sequence MASARGEGVRPVIGLTTYLQQAQTSVWDVRASFLPAIYFEGVGLAGGISVLLPPQPVDDDIAERVLDGLDGLIITGGRDVGPASYGQDRHPATDEPVEDNRMRDAFEFALVRGAIRRGMPVLGICRGAQVLNVALGGTLHQHLPDVIGHTHHQQGNAVFSTSSVRTVPGTRLASIIGESSDAQCYHHQAIDRLGQGLIVSAQDGDGVIEAVEIPGDNFVLAVQWHPEERLDDLRLFAAAVQAAATYANERVSA is encoded by the coding sequence TTGGCGTCTGCTCGCGGTGAAGGGGTGCGGCCCGTTATCGGGTTGACCACCTACCTGCAGCAGGCGCAGACCAGTGTGTGGGACGTTCGTGCGAGCTTCCTGCCCGCGATCTACTTCGAGGGTGTCGGGCTCGCCGGGGGCATCTCCGTGCTGTTGCCCCCGCAGCCGGTCGACGATGACATCGCCGAGAGGGTGCTCGACGGGCTCGACGGGTTGATCATCACCGGCGGACGCGACGTGGGGCCCGCCAGTTACGGCCAGGACCGGCACCCCGCCACCGACGAGCCGGTGGAAGACAACCGGATGCGTGACGCCTTCGAATTCGCGTTGGTCCGCGGTGCGATTCGGCGCGGTATGCCGGTGCTGGGCATCTGCCGCGGCGCCCAGGTGCTCAACGTCGCGCTCGGCGGTACATTGCACCAGCATCTGCCCGACGTCATCGGCCACACCCACCACCAGCAGGGCAACGCGGTGTTCTCGACGTCGTCGGTGCGCACCGTGCCGGGCACGCGACTGGCATCGATCATCGGCGAGTCGTCGGACGCGCAGTGCTACCACCATCAGGCCATCGACAGGTTGGGCCAGGGCCTGATCGTCAGCGCACAGGACGGCGACGGCGTCATCGAGGCGGTGGAGATTCCTGGCGACAACTTCGTATTGGCCGTCCAGTGGCATCCAGAGGAGCGGTTGGACGACCTGAGACTGTTCGCGGCTGCCGTCCAGGCCGCAGCGACGTATGCAAACGAAAGGGTAAGTGCTTGA